A genomic region of Bernardetia sp. ABR2-2B contains the following coding sequences:
- a CDS encoding methyltransferase domain-containing protein, whose translation MKNLKNDNELSWSSVVANNAMNRKRVASGVNSYEKDIKINIESYLKGIENEQEVRWVDLCCGEGNALLEVANILKKEVNSYRYKLEGIDLVGYFNPSVFEAKDILEVSETNLSDWKTDLKYDLITIVHGLHYTGDKLKLIRYAASRLKNDGMLLANLDIKDIEITNEVDSKKAIQKYFRKENIDYNLRTKLLSIEGNKNMQDDFIYLGADDKAGANYTGQDVVKSYYKKRK comes from the coding sequence ATGAAAAACCTAAAAAACGATAATGAACTCTCGTGGTCGTCAGTAGTGGCAAATAATGCAATGAACAGAAAAAGAGTAGCTTCGGGTGTAAACAGCTATGAGAAAGACATCAAAATTAATATTGAATCATATTTGAAAGGCATTGAAAATGAGCAAGAAGTTCGCTGGGTAGATTTGTGTTGTGGAGAAGGGAACGCCTTATTAGAAGTTGCGAATATTCTTAAAAAAGAAGTAAACAGTTATAGATATAAGTTGGAAGGAATAGATTTAGTCGGATATTTCAACCCATCTGTTTTCGAAGCCAAAGACATATTAGAAGTTAGCGAAACAAACTTATCAGATTGGAAGACAGATCTCAAATATGATTTGATTACGATTGTACACGGATTGCACTACACTGGAGATAAATTGAAATTGATAAGATATGCAGCAAGTAGATTAAAAAATGATGGAATGTTATTAGCTAATCTTGATATAAAAGATATAGAAATTACAAATGAAGTAGATAGCAAAAAGGCAATTCAAAAATATTTTCGGAAAGAAAATATAGATTACAATTTAAGAACGAAACTTCTTAGCATAGAAGGAAATAAAAATATGCAAGATGATTTTATATATCTAGGAGCAGATGATAAAGCTGGAGCAAATTACACAGGTCAAGATGTTGTAAAATCGTATTATAAAAAAAGAAAATGA
- a CDS encoding YdeI/OmpD-associated family protein: MKEIETYYPQSKQQWREWLVTNHIQKDAVWLIFYKKKTGKPTLTWSDAVDEALCFGWIDSVKKTLDEERYIQYFSKRKPKGTWSKVNKEKVEQLIAKGLMMQTGLDCIKIAKQNGSWEILDSVEALLIPKDLEAALQSNENAMDFFMSLSKSVRKTMLYWVISAKRQETRQKRITQIAELASKGLKPKQF; this comes from the coding sequence ATGAAAGAAATAGAAACATATTATCCACAAAGCAAACAGCAATGGAGAGAATGGTTAGTTACAAATCATATTCAAAAAGATGCTGTTTGGCTTATTTTTTATAAAAAGAAGACAGGAAAACCAACGCTGACTTGGAGTGATGCTGTAGATGAGGCTCTGTGTTTTGGTTGGATTGATAGCGTCAAAAAAACGTTGGATGAAGAAAGGTATATTCAATATTTTTCTAAACGAAAACCAAAAGGCACTTGGTCTAAAGTCAATAAGGAAAAAGTTGAGCAGCTTATAGCCAAAGGGTTGATGATGCAAACAGGTTTGGACTGTATAAAAATTGCAAAACAAAATGGTAGTTGGGAAATTTTAGATAGTGTTGAAGCATTACTTATTCCAAAAGACTTAGAAGCAGCATTACAATCAAATGAAAATGCAATGGACTTTTTTATGAGTTTAAGTAAATCAGTTAGAAAGACAATGTTATATTGGGTTATCTCTGCCAAAAGACAGGAAACAAGACAGAAGCGAATTACTCAAATTGCAGAACTTGCCAGTAAAGGGTTGAAACCCAAACAGTTTTGA
- a CDS encoding CHAT domain-containing tetratricopeptide repeat protein: MKNNSVSFSFFLLLFFSFSFLSKAQDNLKSSLEKDAFYQKKINSAWQNNEIDSTLFYYDKYVSELNPKKETKNYITFQIQRLNVAYLVGNAEVIEKSIEELQNLKLNSKKEAELIHQITFQEAKYEYWKGFYQKSVDLFEKIPDYEQLKSYQLAKRYASVAPINLDFLKIENFKNSKFETASEQTYLLSQLFISYGMPNEALSLAQKTIDYLPQTANEIEKTNAQIQYAKVLLLYQLKIRESQVYLDEIQEKVTKYAPQTELELRYHVLSMTKLFIERKMKNVVEVSDSVWTLCQKTPATNAVFQDHIRVRSAMLLETRKWEEEEKLIDEYIEQFSELYSTKSHQVQQLYAHKSLLYFYQNFYQKAVDYSDKILENPVASAYLQIDVYKINAIAYSKINNYEKSFFYSEKYLDLTRKALGENHVQVANVYSLVASIYREQNNLQQSVEYSKRAIEIYEAQEQRNFPTAIARSHQVISTAYLKLEKAKKALFHTLEAKKILEELFFKDRFYILGRTYSSLGMVYRNLENYDSAYTYYHLSLAAENALPEKNRNRASIGRVYNNLGYAFEMQQNYDSAIFYYKKSLVEKEKSNKKWISANVLNNLGNCFAAISDFTRAEENHKKSIEVNRLGKDYADLEVALDSYKGLADLNKFSFNTRLNYYRKADEIIDKMRSQLHTDTDQLLISKLTTEIYGKALSTCFEATKTKNVDEQIYEDAFYFAEKNRASLLRKQTQEALVMTQVPENLRKLDVNYSSLTDYYKREILELESIENEEKTENQITKLAYYNQQILEIRNKHQELKNELSKKFKSYKKLQESSQLVTTQTVKDNLKENEQMIVYQWFEPYLFVQVISKNRQLFYRIKPIDFEKTLKKYRNCLAKDCSLEKFVQQSNALYKIIIQPIESSIKTSQKLIIIPDAILQQIPFSTLSSTSKSDLSSQEVDYPLLKKEISFHYSSSLWVSQRQSKNQVNYEYEFVGFAPVFEEKEENNNLLASNRSNLSSLPYSKEEVEEISNLFTNQDKNALSFTNLEANQENLKTFAAKTRRLHLATHSQTFTKTPFNSHIWLFGKEMPQKFYASDLYGMSFPNELVVLSSCRSGVGQVVEGEGVITLTRSFLNAGTKNVIFSLWQIDDLATKELMTSLYGFVAEGKTYSESLQLAKQRMRASEKFRNPYYWAGILLVGE; this comes from the coding sequence ATGAAAAATAATTCTGTTTCATTCTCTTTTTTTTTATTACTATTCTTTAGCTTTTCATTTTTATCAAAAGCTCAAGATAACCTCAAAAGTAGTTTAGAAAAAGATGCTTTTTATCAAAAAAAAATAAATTCAGCGTGGCAGAATAATGAAATAGATAGTACATTATTCTATTATGATAAGTACGTATCAGAGCTAAACCCCAAGAAAGAAACTAAAAACTACATCACTTTTCAAATACAACGACTCAATGTAGCTTATTTAGTTGGCAATGCTGAAGTTATTGAAAAGTCAATTGAAGAATTACAGAACTTAAAACTAAATTCAAAAAAAGAAGCTGAATTAATTCATCAAATAACCTTTCAAGAAGCAAAGTATGAGTATTGGAAGGGGTTTTATCAAAAATCAGTTGATTTATTTGAAAAAATTCCAGATTATGAACAGCTCAAAAGCTATCAGTTAGCAAAAAGATATGCAAGTGTTGCGCCTATAAACCTAGACTTTTTAAAAATAGAGAATTTCAAAAACTCAAAATTTGAGACTGCATCCGAGCAAACCTATCTTCTTAGTCAGCTTTTTATTTCCTACGGAATGCCTAATGAAGCTCTTTCACTTGCTCAAAAAACAATTGATTATTTGCCACAAACTGCCAACGAAATTGAAAAAACAAATGCTCAAATTCAGTACGCAAAAGTGCTTTTGCTTTATCAATTAAAGATAAGAGAAAGTCAAGTTTATTTAGATGAAATTCAAGAAAAGGTTACTAAATATGCTCCTCAAACTGAACTAGAATTGCGCTATCATGTCTTGTCTATGACCAAATTATTCATTGAGAGAAAGATGAAAAACGTAGTAGAAGTTAGTGATTCTGTTTGGACGCTTTGTCAAAAAACCCCTGCTACAAACGCTGTCTTTCAAGACCATATTCGGGTGCGAAGTGCTATGCTTTTAGAAACTCGTAAGTGGGAGGAAGAAGAAAAATTAATAGATGAATATATAGAGCAGTTTTCAGAGCTATATTCTACAAAATCACATCAAGTTCAACAGCTTTATGCCCACAAATCACTTCTTTATTTTTATCAAAATTTCTATCAAAAAGCAGTTGATTATTCAGATAAAATACTAGAAAATCCTGTTGCTTCGGCTTACCTTCAAATTGATGTCTATAAAATTAATGCTATTGCTTATTCTAAAATAAATAATTATGAAAAATCTTTTTTTTATTCAGAAAAATATTTAGACCTAACTAGAAAAGCATTAGGAGAAAATCACGTACAGGTGGCAAATGTCTATTCCTTAGTCGCAAGTATTTATAGAGAACAAAACAATTTGCAGCAGTCGGTAGAGTATTCTAAACGTGCAATTGAAATCTATGAAGCACAAGAACAGAGAAATTTCCCAACAGCTATTGCTCGTTCTCATCAAGTCATTTCGACAGCTTATCTAAAACTAGAAAAAGCTAAAAAAGCTCTTTTTCATACGTTAGAAGCTAAAAAAATCCTAGAAGAATTATTTTTCAAAGATAGATTTTATATTCTCGGACGAACGTATAGTAGTTTGGGAATGGTATATCGAAATCTTGAAAACTATGATTCTGCCTACACGTATTATCATCTGTCTTTAGCTGCCGAAAATGCCTTACCAGAAAAAAATAGAAATAGAGCAAGTATAGGAAGAGTGTATAATAATTTAGGCTATGCTTTCGAAATGCAGCAAAATTATGATTCAGCTATTTTTTATTATAAAAAATCACTAGTAGAAAAAGAAAAGAGTAATAAAAAGTGGATTAGTGCAAACGTTCTGAATAATTTGGGAAACTGTTTTGCAGCTATTTCAGACTTTACTAGAGCCGAAGAAAACCATAAAAAATCAATAGAAGTAAATCGTTTAGGAAAAGATTATGCAGACTTAGAAGTAGCTTTAGATTCCTATAAAGGTTTGGCTGATTTGAACAAGTTTTCTTTCAACACACGTCTAAATTATTATAGAAAAGCAGATGAAATAATTGATAAAATGCGCTCTCAATTGCATACCGATACCGACCAATTACTTATTAGCAAACTGACAACTGAAATTTATGGAAAAGCTCTTTCTACCTGTTTTGAGGCTACCAAAACGAAAAATGTAGATGAACAAATTTATGAAGATGCTTTTTATTTTGCAGAAAAAAACCGTGCTTCTTTATTACGAAAACAAACACAGGAAGCTCTTGTAATGACACAAGTTCCTGAAAATTTGAGAAAGTTAGATGTAAATTATAGTTCACTCACAGATTATTATAAACGTGAAATATTAGAGCTAGAGAGTATAGAAAATGAAGAAAAAACCGAGAATCAAATCACCAAACTAGCTTATTATAATCAACAAATTTTAGAAATAAGAAATAAACATCAAGAACTCAAAAATGAATTATCTAAAAAGTTTAAGAGCTATAAAAAACTTCAAGAATCTAGTCAATTAGTTACGACCCAAACTGTAAAAGATAACTTGAAAGAAAATGAACAAATGATTGTTTATCAATGGTTTGAGCCGTATTTATTTGTTCAAGTAATCAGTAAAAACAGACAGTTATTTTATAGAATAAAACCTATTGATTTTGAGAAAACCTTGAAAAAATATAGAAACTGTTTGGCTAAAGATTGTAGCTTAGAAAAATTTGTACAACAAAGCAATGCACTTTATAAAATAATCATTCAACCGATTGAGTCATCTATTAAAACAAGTCAAAAACTTATTATTATTCCTGATGCTATCTTACAGCAAATCCCTTTTTCTACATTATCAAGTACATCTAAAAGTGATTTATCTAGCCAAGAAGTAGATTATCCGTTACTCAAAAAAGAAATTTCTTTTCATTACTCCTCCTCACTTTGGGTCTCTCAAAGACAGAGTAAAAATCAAGTAAATTATGAATATGAGTTTGTTGGGTTTGCGCCTGTTTTTGAAGAAAAGGAAGAAAATAATAATCTTTTGGCAAGTAATCGAAGTAATTTGAGTTCGCTTCCATACAGCAAAGAAGAAGTAGAAGAGATTTCTAATTTATTTACTAATCAAGATAAAAATGCTTTATCTTTTACAAACTTAGAAGCCAATCAAGAAAATTTAAAAACCTTTGCAGCCAAGACAAGAAGGTTGCACCTAGCTACACATAGTCAGACATTTACAAAAACACCTTTTAATTCTCATATTTGGTTATTTGGAAAAGAAATGCCACAGAAATTTTATGCAAGTGATTTGTACGGAATGTCTTTTCCTAACGAACTGGTTGTTTTGAGCAGTTGCCGTTCTGGAGTTGGGCAAGTTGTGGAAGGAGAAGGCGTAATCACGCTTACTCGTTCGTTTCTGAATGCAGGAACAAAAAATGTTATTTTTTCTCTTTGGCAAATAGATGATTTGGCTACAAAAGAGCTAATGACTTCTTTGTATGGATTTGTTGCAGAAGGAAAAACATATTCAGAATCCTTACAATTAGCCAAACAAAGAATGAGAGCATCAGAAAAATTCAGAAATCCTTATTATTGGGCAGGTATTTTATTGGTGGGAGAATAA
- a CDS encoding MGMT family protein: MKTTFQEDVIDLVLQIPKGRVTSYGAIAKFLGHNRGARMVGWVMNNCQVINQTRNIKIPAHRVVNRNGLLSGRHHFETPTKMQELLEAEDIKVEEHQIQDFEKVFWNPQTELL, translated from the coding sequence ATGAAAACTACCTTTCAAGAAGACGTAATAGACCTAGTTTTACAAATTCCAAAAGGACGAGTAACTTCTTATGGAGCGATTGCTAAATTTTTAGGACACAATAGAGGTGCAAGAATGGTAGGTTGGGTTATGAATAACTGTCAAGTTATCAATCAAACTAGAAATATAAAAATTCCTGCTCACAGAGTAGTAAATAGAAACGGACTTTTGAGTGGCAGACACCACTTCGAAACTCCTACCAAAATGCAAGAGCTTTTAGAAGCTGAAGATATAAAAGTAGAAGAGCATCAAATACAAGATTTCGAAAAAGTATTTTGGAATCCTCAAACAGAACTTTTATAA
- a CDS encoding LysM peptidoglycan-binding domain-containing protein, whose amino-acid sequence MATYHTVQSGDTLWGISRQYQISVDEIRRLNNMSDASLSLGQRLQVSQSTPTYGGGNTAVASSPTTSFYTVQAGDSLWRIATKLNLSVNEIKALNNLTSNALSLGQQLRISGGGSDATSASISNSTPTIQTNSPTVVKAPVFTPRPSYVVQAGDSMWRVSQKVGVSVNEIKSINNLTSNILRIGQMLYLEEKPEVASQAAPVQNPQPTQAAPKIIYHTVVSGDSLYRIAMAYNVGVQDIKESNGLSSNALSLGQRLMITKKAKTTSYSSSSSSNSSVSTNMGSGASKGNSSSSVSETGNISKYEQNKKEVINLDAINGVQIFGSGGLSASVGRGGANRQVDVEKVQQRFVQLDYMNAVGGLSQIQATISAIDNFQRRNKIDWWAGKSSLIGASGYSNGLIKPNDVTYKLLREHTTYNITYKDHRGNLEKVRFSNFVRSNYSVYPYGISYSGTVIHDIPASYYESVGLSRQLAEALEFVSKNEGKFDAINSYDKAAFSFGFIQFAGQTGGGTFPHMMALIKDRNPSLFEEAFGRFGLDVEYTYRNDKYNAAKMVVFTPNGKRYEGTDAEKYIRSDKVLHGVFIRAGQNVEVAKLQVLAAVQEYVKPALRAKISLNANGVDVNREPVTDFINSAGGITVLIDLAVNQGLTGALRIFAPAMEQVMKQTGIRSVAALKNIDEKRVIQTIVANATDARVRTRPQKVLDAGISFS is encoded by the coding sequence ATGGCAACTTATCATACAGTACAGAGTGGCGACACACTTTGGGGAATTTCTAGGCAATATCAAATTTCAGTAGATGAAATTCGAAGACTTAATAATATGTCAGATGCTAGTCTTTCGTTAGGACAACGTTTGCAAGTTAGCCAATCTACTCCTACGTATGGAGGTGGAAATACTGCCGTTGCATCTTCCCCAACAACCAGTTTTTACACCGTACAGGCTGGAGATTCACTTTGGAGAATTGCTACAAAACTGAATCTTTCTGTAAATGAAATAAAAGCTTTAAATAACCTCACATCGAATGCACTTTCACTAGGACAACAGCTTCGTATAAGTGGTGGAGGTTCAGATGCTACGTCAGCTAGTATTTCTAATAGTACACCAACTATTCAAACCAATTCGCCAACAGTTGTAAAAGCTCCTGTTTTTACTCCTCGCCCAAGTTATGTAGTACAGGCTGGTGATAGTATGTGGCGAGTTTCTCAAAAAGTCGGTGTTTCGGTAAATGAAATCAAAAGTATTAATAATCTGACAAGTAATATTTTGCGTATTGGTCAGATGCTTTATTTAGAAGAAAAGCCTGAAGTTGCCTCTCAAGCTGCACCTGTTCAAAACCCACAACCTACACAAGCTGCTCCAAAAATTATTTATCATACTGTTGTTTCAGGAGATTCTTTGTACAGAATTGCAATGGCATATAATGTTGGTGTTCAAGATATTAAAGAAAGTAATGGACTTAGCTCAAACGCACTTTCGTTAGGACAGCGTTTGATGATTACGAAAAAAGCAAAGACAACGAGTTATAGTTCTTCATCTAGCTCAAATAGTAGTGTAAGTACGAATATGGGAAGTGGAGCTTCGAAAGGAAATTCTTCTTCTTCTGTGTCAGAGACAGGAAATATTTCGAAATACGAACAAAATAAAAAAGAAGTAATAAATCTTGATGCAATAAATGGAGTTCAGATTTTTGGAAGTGGAGGACTTTCTGCAAGTGTTGGGCGTGGTGGTGCAAACCGTCAGGTTGATGTAGAAAAAGTACAACAGCGTTTCGTACAGTTAGATTATATGAATGCTGTCGGTGGTCTTTCACAAATTCAAGCTACTATTTCAGCAATAGATAATTTTCAACGAAGGAATAAAATTGACTGGTGGGCAGGAAAATCATCACTCATTGGAGCTTCTGGTTATTCTAATGGACTCATCAAGCCAAATGATGTAACTTATAAATTACTTAGAGAGCATACGACCTATAATATCACTTACAAAGACCATAGAGGAAACTTAGAAAAAGTTCGCTTCTCTAATTTTGTAAGAAGTAATTATAGTGTTTATCCGTATGGGATTTCGTATTCTGGAACTGTAATTCACGATATTCCAGCATCGTATTATGAAAGTGTTGGACTTTCACGCCAACTTGCCGAAGCCTTAGAGTTTGTGTCTAAAAACGAAGGAAAATTTGATGCAATAAATAGCTATGATAAAGCTGCTTTTTCTTTTGGTTTTATTCAGTTTGCAGGACAAACAGGAGGAGGAACTTTCCCTCATATGATGGCACTCATAAAAGACCGAAACCCATCTTTATTTGAAGAAGCCTTTGGAAGATTTGGACTTGATGTAGAATACACATACAGAAATGACAAATACAATGCTGCAAAAATGGTCGTCTTTACGCCAAATGGAAAGCGTTATGAAGGAACAGATGCAGAGAAATATATCCGTTCAGATAAAGTTCTTCATGGCGTATTCATAAGGGCAGGACAAAATGTTGAAGTAGCTAAACTACAAGTTTTGGCAGCCGTACAAGAATATGTAAAACCTGCACTTAGAGCCAAAATTTCACTTAATGCAAATGGAGTAGATGTAAACCGTGAGCCTGTTACAGATTTTATAAATTCAGCAGGAGGAATAACTGTCTTGATAGATTTAGCTGTAAATCAAGGACTTACAGGTGCATTGCGTATTTTTGCTCCAGCTATGGAACAAGTGATGAAACAAACAGGTATTCGTTCGGTAGCAGCACTCAAAAATATAGATGAAAAACGAGTAATTCAGACCATTGTAGCCAATGCGACTGATGCAAGAGTGCGTACTCGTCCTCAAAAAGTGCTTGATGCTGGGATTAGTTTTAGCTAA
- a CDS encoding DUF2461 domain-containing protein — MLPLTLAFLKKLHKNNDRDWFKEHKKEYEAAREEFSVLVTALLEYFIHKIDPAFSSITAKDCIFRLNRDIRFSKDKTPYKTYFSAVLHPDGRKTEKPIFYLHIAPNDNSFLAIGVYQPNKNYIKKIREEIDYNADELKAIFNKKEFKKYFDGFSEMENGVLKTAPRGYPKDHPNIELLRFKHFIVEKSITDKELLSDDIAQKIAEIAIAGQPLNDWLNVVWEEVEG, encoded by the coding sequence ATGCTCCCTTTAACATTAGCTTTCCTCAAAAAATTACATAAAAATAACGATAGAGATTGGTTTAAAGAACACAAAAAAGAATATGAAGCTGCAAGAGAAGAGTTTTCTGTCTTAGTTACGGCTCTTTTAGAATATTTTATACATAAAATTGACCCTGCTTTTTCTAGTATAACAGCAAAAGATTGCATATTTAGATTGAATAGAGATATTCGTTTTAGTAAAGACAAAACACCTTACAAAACTTATTTTAGTGCTGTTTTGCATCCAGACGGAAGAAAAACGGAAAAACCTATTTTTTATCTTCACATTGCCCCAAATGATAATTCATTTCTAGCCATTGGTGTTTATCAACCCAACAAAAATTATATCAAAAAAATTAGAGAAGAAATTGATTATAATGCAGACGAACTAAAAGCAATTTTCAATAAAAAAGAATTCAAAAAATACTTTGATGGATTTTCAGAAATGGAAAACGGAGTTTTGAAAACTGCTCCTCGTGGTTATCCAAAAGACCACCCAAACATCGAACTACTTAGATTTAAACATTTTATTGTAGAAAAATCAATTACAGATAAAGAACTTTTATCTGATGATATTGCTCAAAAAATAGCAGAAATAGCCATTGCAGGACAGCCTTTAAATGACTGGTTGAATGTAGTTTGGGAAGAAGTGGAGGGATAG
- a CDS encoding nicotinamidase, whose protein sequence is MKNENALLIIDAQYDFCNPAGALYVQDAENDIQRLSDFITRNAKQLNHICVTLDNHPVNDISHPSFWKDEKGNQPNPFTQITLKEVEEEKWIPNFYPKETKEYLKNLEAQGEFPHFIWTHHCLIGSKGAALDETLSKALEDWIKINKENGQYKQYQAVTKGTYPLTEHFGIFEAQIPVSDRPETQLNQSLLDSLNEYENVYLAGQAKSHCVATSLKQILDNAPTLVKKVIILEDCMSDIPNMGHLGEPIYKRAKELGIQFVKSDNHKVII, encoded by the coding sequence ATGAAAAACGAAAACGCACTTCTGATAATCGATGCTCAATATGATTTCTGTAACCCTGCTGGTGCTTTGTATGTTCAAGATGCAGAAAATGATATTCAACGCCTTTCAGATTTTATCACAAGAAATGCAAAGCAATTAAACCATATTTGCGTAACACTTGACAATCATCCAGTAAATGATATTTCGCACCCTTCTTTTTGGAAAGATGAAAAAGGAAATCAGCCAAATCCTTTTACTCAAATTACACTAAAAGAAGTAGAAGAAGAAAAATGGATTCCTAATTTTTACCCAAAGGAAACCAAAGAATATTTAAAAAACTTAGAAGCACAAGGCGAGTTTCCTCATTTTATTTGGACGCATCACTGTCTCATTGGTTCAAAAGGAGCTGCCCTTGATGAAACACTTTCGAAAGCCTTAGAAGATTGGATAAAAATCAATAAAGAAAACGGTCAGTATAAACAATATCAAGCCGTAACAAAAGGAACGTATCCACTTACCGAACATTTTGGTATTTTTGAAGCTCAAATTCCTGTTTCAGACCGACCAGAGACGCAGCTCAATCAATCACTTTTGGATTCTTTAAATGAGTATGAAAATGTTTACTTAGCAGGACAAGCAAAGTCGCACTGTGTAGCAACGAGTTTGAAACAAATTTTAGATAATGCGCCTACTCTTGTAAAAAAGGTAATTATTTTGGAAGATTGTATGTCTGATATTCCGAATATGGGGCATTTGGGAGAACCTATTTATAAAAGAGCCAAAGAGTTGGGAATTCAGTTTGTAAAGAGTGATAATCATAAAGTTATTATTTAA